A DNA window from Enterobacter cloacae subsp. cloacae ATCC 13047 contains the following coding sequences:
- the proW gene encoding glycine betaine/L-proline ABC transporter permease ProW yields the protein MADQSNPWGTTEAADSAAQSADAWGSTPAPADGGGAADWLNNAPAPAPEHFNIMDPFHKTLIPLDSWVTEGIDWVVTHFRPVFQGIRVPVDYILNGFQQLMLGMPAPVAIVLFSLIAWQFGSAGMGIATLISLIAIGAIGAWSQAMITLALVLTALLFCIVIGLPTGIWLARSPRAAKIVRPLLDAMQTTPAFVYLVPIVMLFGIGNVPGVVVTIIFALPPIIRLTILGINQVPADLIEASRSFGASPRQMLFKVQLPLAMPTIMAGVNQTLMLALSMVVIASMIAVGGLGQMVLRGIGRLDMGLATVGGVGIVILAIILDRLTQAVGRDSRSRGNRRWYTTGPVGLLTRPFRK from the coding sequence ATGGCTGATCAATCTAACCCGTGGGGCACCACAGAGGCAGCAGACAGCGCTGCGCAATCTGCCGATGCGTGGGGTTCCACGCCAGCACCTGCCGATGGCGGTGGCGCGGCAGACTGGCTCAATAATGCGCCAGCACCGGCACCAGAACATTTCAATATTATGGATCCGTTCCACAAAACGCTGATCCCCCTGGACAGCTGGGTAACGGAGGGGATCGACTGGGTGGTTACCCATTTCCGTCCCGTCTTCCAGGGGATCCGCGTTCCGGTGGATTACATCCTCAACGGCTTCCAGCAGCTGATGCTGGGCATGCCCGCGCCGGTGGCGATTGTGCTGTTCTCGCTGATCGCCTGGCAGTTTGGTAGTGCAGGTATGGGGATCGCCACGCTGATCTCGTTGATTGCGATTGGTGCCATTGGCGCGTGGTCGCAGGCGATGATCACCCTGGCGCTGGTGCTGACCGCCCTGCTCTTCTGCATTGTCATTGGATTGCCTACGGGGATCTGGCTGGCGCGCAGTCCACGGGCGGCGAAGATCGTTCGTCCGCTGCTGGATGCGATGCAAACCACGCCAGCGTTCGTTTATCTGGTGCCCATCGTGATGCTGTTCGGTATCGGCAACGTGCCGGGCGTGGTGGTGACCATTATCTTCGCCCTGCCGCCGATTATTCGTCTGACAATACTCGGGATTAACCAGGTGCCTGCGGATCTGATTGAGGCCTCCCGTTCGTTCGGTGCCAGCCCGCGGCAGATGCTGTTTAAAGTTCAGCTCCCGCTGGCAATGCCTACCATCATGGCGGGGGTTAACCAGACGCTGATGCTGGCGCTCTCGATGGTGGTGATCGCCTCGATGATTGCCGTTGGCGGGCTGGGTCAAATGGTATTGCGCGGTATTGGCCGCCTCGATATGGGGCTGGCGACCGTCGGCGGCGTGGGCATTGTGATCCTCGCCATTATCCTTGACCGCCTGACCCAGGCTGTCGGTCGTGATTCACGCAGTCGCGGCAACCGTCGCTGGTATACCACCGGCCCTGTCGGGTTACTCACCCGCCCATTCAGAAAATAA
- the proX gene encoding glycine betaine/L-proline ABC transporter substrate-binding protein ProX produces the protein MRHKVLFATAFATLVSTSAFAADLPGKGITVQPVQSTISEESFQTLIVSRALEKLGYTVNTPSEVDYNVGYTSIASGDATFTAVNWQPLHDDMYAAAGGDKKFYREGTFVTGAAQGYLIDKKTADQYHITNIEQLKDPKIAKLFDTNGDGKADMMGCSPGWGCEAVINHQNKAYGLAKTVDVSHGNYSAMMADTIARFKEGKPVIYYTWTPYWVSDVLKPGKDVVWLQVPFSSLPGEQKDIDTKLPNGMNYGFPVNTMHIVANKAWAEKNPAAAKLFSVMKLPLADINAQNAMMHAGKSSEADVKGHVDGWIKAHQQQFDGWVKEALEAQK, from the coding sequence ATGCGACATAAGGTACTTTTTGCCACAGCGTTTGCCACCCTTGTCTCCACCAGCGCATTCGCCGCGGACCTGCCGGGTAAAGGCATTACCGTGCAGCCGGTGCAGAGCACCATTTCGGAAGAGAGCTTCCAGACGCTTATCGTCAGCCGCGCGCTGGAGAAGCTGGGTTATACGGTCAATACGCCGAGCGAAGTGGATTACAACGTCGGCTACACCTCGATTGCCTCCGGTGATGCGACCTTCACTGCCGTCAACTGGCAGCCGCTGCACGACGATATGTACGCCGCGGCTGGCGGTGATAAGAAGTTCTACCGTGAAGGCACCTTCGTGACCGGTGCGGCGCAGGGTTATCTGATCGACAAGAAAACCGCCGACCAGTACCACATCACCAATATTGAGCAGCTGAAAGATCCGAAGATCGCCAAACTGTTCGACACTAACGGCGACGGCAAAGCCGATATGATGGGCTGCTCGCCGGGCTGGGGTTGTGAAGCGGTGATTAACCACCAGAACAAAGCGTACGGTCTGGCGAAAACCGTCGACGTGAGCCACGGCAACTACTCAGCGATGATGGCCGACACCATCGCCCGCTTTAAAGAGGGTAAACCGGTGATTTATTACACCTGGACCCCGTACTGGGTGAGCGACGTGCTGAAGCCGGGTAAAGATGTGGTGTGGCTGCAGGTACCGTTCTCCTCCCTGCCGGGCGAGCAGAAAGATATCGACACCAAACTGCCGAACGGCATGAACTATGGCTTCCCGGTGAATACGATGCATATCGTCGCCAACAAAGCCTGGGCGGAGAAAAACCCGGCCGCCGCCAAACTGTTCTCGGTAATGAAGCTGCCGCTGGCGGACATCAACGCCCAGAATGCGATGATGCACGCGGGCAAATCGTCTGAGGCGGATGTGAAGGGCCACGTTGACGGCTGGATTAAAGCCCACCAGCAGCAGTTTGATGGCTGGGTGAAGGAAGCGCTTGAGGCGCAGAAGTAA